A single window of Gammaproteobacteria bacterium DNA harbors:
- a CDS encoding ISAs1 family transposase, with the protein MFIILCGLIAGCDTWKSIELFARERYRWLKRFTDLACGVPSHLTLARVFSLLDPHQFETCYREWISSQLNFFQE; encoded by the coding sequence TTGTTCATTATATTGTGCGGTTTAATTGCAGGGTGCGACACCTGGAAATCGATAGAACTGTTCGCACGTGAACGTTACCGTTGGTTAAAACGGTTTACGGATCTTGCCTGCGGCGTGCCAAGTCACCTAACGTTAGCGCGTGTTTTTTCTTTATTAGATCCTCATCAATTTGAAACATGCTATCGTGAATGGATTTCCAGTCAATTAAATTTCTTTCAAGAATAA